One region of Synechococcus elongatus PCC 11801 genomic DNA includes:
- the gpmI gene encoding 2,3-bisphosphoglycerate-independent phosphoglycerate mutase, which produces MLDASISPVVLVILDGWGYRNATEGNAIRTAETPIMDALWEAYPSTLIRTSGKDVGLPDGQMGNSEVGHLNLGAGRIVPQELVRITDAVEDGSILENPALVHACKAVRQHGSKLHLLGLCSDGGVHAHLDHLGGLLKLAAAQGIQEVCIHAITDGRDTNPTEGVNCIAKIERLIEATGVGQLTTLCGRYFAMDRDRRWDRVRKAYELLTIDGEGCGQTATEVLKETYAKGVSDEFVEPTRLAPGAIAPGDGVIFFNFRPDRARQLTYAFVEPEFEGFERDLIQPLAFVTFTQYDANLNVPVAFEPQNLTNILGEVIANHGLRQFRTAETEKYPHVTYFFNGGIEEPFPGEDRELIPSPMVATYDRAPKMSAAAVTDAAIAAINKGIYSLIVINYANPDMVGHTGKMGATVEAIEAVDRCLGRLVSAINMAGGTALITADHGNAEYMWDENGEPWTAHTTNQVPFILVEGEQRKLPGYGTDVPLRKDGRLSDIAPTILQLLGLPQPPEMTGRSMIEAAAYEVKQGRTPVKVGV; this is translated from the coding sequence ATGTTGGATGCTTCCATTTCGCCTGTTGTCCTCGTCATCCTTGACGGCTGGGGATATCGCAACGCTACGGAAGGCAACGCGATTCGTACGGCAGAGACGCCGATTATGGATGCGCTCTGGGAGGCTTACCCCAGTACTCTGATTCGCACTTCTGGCAAGGACGTCGGACTGCCCGATGGTCAGATGGGGAATTCCGAGGTGGGACATCTCAACCTTGGTGCTGGGCGCATTGTGCCGCAGGAATTGGTTCGCATCACCGATGCCGTTGAAGATGGCAGTATTCTTGAAAACCCTGCCCTAGTTCATGCTTGCAAGGCTGTCCGGCAGCATGGGAGCAAGCTACACTTGCTGGGCCTTTGTTCAGATGGTGGGGTGCATGCCCACCTCGATCACTTGGGGGGCCTGCTGAAGTTAGCAGCGGCTCAGGGCATTCAAGAGGTCTGTATCCATGCCATCACCGATGGTCGTGATACCAACCCCACGGAAGGGGTGAACTGTATCGCCAAAATTGAGCGACTGATTGAAGCCACAGGCGTGGGTCAGTTGACTACTCTTTGCGGTCGCTACTTTGCCATGGATCGCGATCGCCGCTGGGATCGGGTGCGCAAGGCCTACGAATTGCTCACGATTGATGGTGAAGGTTGCGGCCAAACAGCCACTGAAGTGTTGAAAGAAACCTACGCCAAAGGGGTTTCCGATGAATTTGTCGAACCGACGCGGCTTGCTCCGGGGGCGATCGCACCCGGAGATGGAGTGATCTTTTTCAACTTCCGTCCCGATCGCGCCCGCCAGCTAACCTACGCCTTTGTGGAGCCAGAGTTTGAGGGCTTTGAGCGGGATCTGATTCAGCCGCTGGCCTTTGTCACCTTCACCCAATACGACGCCAACCTGAATGTGCCGGTGGCTTTTGAGCCACAAAACCTGACCAACATTCTGGGTGAGGTGATTGCCAACCACGGCCTGCGGCAATTCCGCACCGCAGAAACTGAAAAATATCCACACGTCACCTACTTCTTCAACGGCGGTATTGAGGAGCCCTTCCCAGGTGAAGATCGGGAGCTGATCCCTAGCCCGATGGTCGCCACCTACGATCGCGCACCCAAAATGTCGGCGGCTGCAGTGACGGATGCGGCGATCGCAGCGATCAACAAGGGCATTTATTCCCTGATTGTGATCAACTACGCGAACCCCGACATGGTGGGTCACACCGGCAAAATGGGGGCCACCGTGGAGGCGATTGAAGCAGTCGATCGATGTTTAGGCCGATTGGTCAGTGCCATCAACATGGCTGGCGGAACCGCTTTGATCACCGCTGACCATGGCAACGCGGAATACATGTGGGACGAAAACGGTGAGCCTTGGACGGCCCACACCACCAATCAGGTGCCTTTCATTTTGGTCGAGGGTGAGCAGCGCAAGTTACCGGGCTACGGCACAGATGTTCCCCTGCGGAAAGATGGTCGTCTGTCGGATATCGCGCCGACGATCCTGCAACTGCTCGGA
- a CDS encoding carbohydrate ABC transporter permease has translation MLIPLLWLVSTAFKSAGEDIFQFPPQFLPSQPTLDNFRRVWAENPLAQYFFNSTLVALLTVGLNLLFCSLAAYPLARLEFKGRQTIFLLIVATILIPFQVVMIPLYVLIINLGLRNTYLGLVFPYLASAFGIFLLRQAFQSIPKDLEEAARIDGCNDLGVWWNVMIPSARPALITLAIFVFIGSWSDFLWPLIILDEPDRYTLPLGIATLASGFSLDWRLVAAGSVLSILPVFGVFLALQRYIVPSAAASGVKG, from the coding sequence ATGTTGATCCCGCTGCTCTGGCTGGTCAGTACGGCCTTTAAGTCAGCAGGTGAGGACATTTTTCAGTTTCCGCCGCAGTTTCTCCCGTCGCAACCGACGCTGGATAACTTCCGCCGGGTCTGGGCTGAGAACCCACTGGCCCAGTACTTCTTTAACAGCACATTGGTGGCCTTGTTGACGGTGGGGCTCAATTTACTGTTCTGTTCCTTGGCTGCTTACCCTCTAGCGCGCTTGGAGTTCAAAGGGCGGCAGACGATCTTTCTGCTGATTGTGGCCACCATCCTGATTCCGTTTCAGGTGGTGATGATTCCGCTCTACGTCCTGATCATCAATCTGGGACTGCGCAATACTTACCTCGGACTGGTGTTCCCCTACCTAGCGTCAGCCTTTGGCATCTTTCTCTTGCGCCAAGCCTTCCAATCAATTCCCAAAGACTTGGAGGAAGCTGCCCGCATTGATGGTTGCAACGATTTGGGCGTTTGGTGGAATGTGATGATTCCTTCGGCGCGGCCCGCGCTGATCACCTTGGCGATCTTTGTCTTCATCGGCTCTTGGAGTGACTTCCTCTGGCCGCTGATTATTTTGGATGAGCCTGATCGCTACACCTTGCCCTTAGGAATCGCGACCCTCGCCAGTGGCTTCTCGCTGGACTGGCGCTTAGTAGCAGCGGGTTCAGTGTTGTCGATTCTGCCGGTCTTTGGAGTCTTCTTGGCGCTGCAACGCTACATCGTGCCTTCGGCTGCCGCTAGTGGTGTGAAGGGGTAG
- a CDS encoding NAD(P)H-dependent oxidoreductase encodes MSIVADTLLEALNWRYATKAFDPDRKIPADTWEALQQSLVLTPSSYGLQPWKVIQVESPELRSQLLPNSYNQKQVVDASHLIVFAARTALSESDVDRLIELTSSTRNVPADKLAGYRNMMVGDLVQGPRSAIINYWAANQAYIALGNFLTAAALLGIDTCALEGIIPSAYDELLNLKGTGYQTVVAAVAGYRSAADPYAGLVKVRYPAAELIETR; translated from the coding sequence ATGTCCATCGTTGCTGACACCTTGCTCGAAGCCTTGAATTGGCGGTATGCCACCAAAGCCTTCGACCCCGATCGCAAAATCCCGGCAGACACTTGGGAGGCACTTCAACAATCCCTCGTGCTGACTCCCTCTTCCTACGGCCTGCAGCCTTGGAAAGTGATTCAAGTGGAGTCCCCCGAACTGCGATCGCAACTGCTGCCGAACTCCTACAACCAAAAACAAGTGGTGGATGCGTCCCACCTGATTGTTTTTGCAGCCCGCACAGCACTGAGCGAAAGCGATGTCGATCGCTTGATTGAGCTGACTTCTAGTACGCGCAATGTCCCAGCTGACAAGCTGGCGGGCTATCGCAACATGATGGTTGGCGATCTTGTCCAAGGCCCCCGCAGCGCCATCATCAATTACTGGGCAGCTAATCAGGCCTACATTGCGCTGGGCAATTTCCTGACAGCGGCAGCTTTGCTGGGTATCGATACCTGCGCTTTGGAAGGCATCATTCCGTCTGCTTACGATGAGCTGCTCAACCTCAAGGGCACAGGGTATCAGACGGTCGTGGCCGCTGTGGCTGGCTACCGCTCGGCAGCGGATCCCTATGCAGGTCTAGTGAAGGTTCGCTATCCGGCAGCTGAACTGATTGAGACTCGCTAG
- the xseB gene encoding exodeoxyribonuclease VII small subunit, whose product MAKAKPAWSYETAIAEVEQVVQQLESGELPLAEVLEQFQQASQRLQQCDRFLRDKQAELDLLIESLDEPSEPPQ is encoded by the coding sequence ATGGCCAAAGCCAAACCTGCTTGGAGCTACGAAACCGCGATCGCGGAAGTGGAACAAGTTGTCCAGCAACTAGAGAGTGGCGAACTGCCCTTAGCAGAAGTGCTGGAGCAATTTCAGCAGGCCAGCCAACGCCTACAGCAATGCGATCGCTTCCTGCGTGACAAGCAAGCCGAGTTGGATCTGCTGATCGAATCGCTTGATGAGCCGTCCGAGCCACCGCAGTGA